CAAGTCCGGAAGATGCTTCTGCTGAAGTAAAACAGGTTTAAATCAGACAATTATCCTTGTCCTGATGTTATGCGTTGGGATATTATAACAATTATGAAAAATATTTGGTTCCGGAATTATTTGTCAGTAAAATGGATTCGTTAGTGAAGGCATTGCGATTGAATAAGGTGAGGAAGTGCGAAGAATTTCAAAGGAGAAATCCTTTTGACGCTGTTTAAAGACAAATACCGTGTGGAATCGACACGCCTTGATGGTTTCGATTATTCGGGGATCGGATCGTATTTTGTCACAATTGTCACACACGGAAGGGAATGTTTGTTTGGCGATTTTATCGATGGAAAGATGATATTGAATGATGCCGGGAAAATTGTCCGACAATGTTGGCTGGAAATTCCGAATCATTTCCCGTATGCGTCGTTGGATGAATTTGTTATAATGCCCGATCATGTGCATGGGATAATTGTATTGGGCGTTGATCCAATCCCCGTAGAGACGCCCGATCCGGGCGTCTCAGGAAAAAATTCACGTGTGATCGATCCGGGCTGTGCAAATTTCCACGCGACCAACGTAGAGACGCCCAAATTGGGCGTCTCCTATACAAATTACCGCGTACCAGGTAAAGAGACGCCCAGATTGGGCGTCTCTACGGAAAAAACGAAAACCAAACACGCAACCATCGGTGTTATAATCAATCAATTCAAACGAATTTGCACCATTACCATTCGCAAACAAAACTCGGATTTCGCCTGGCAATCCCGATTTTACGATCACATCATCCGTAATGACGATGAATTGGGGCACATCCGTGAATATATTCTGGACAACCCTCAGAATTGGCAGACGGATGCATACACAGAGGAAAAAATTGAAGGAGGTACCAATGAAAACGAGAGAAGTATTAATAAAAATGATTAAAAAGAAACACTTCAAAATTATATTAATAATTAGCATTTTAATTTTACTGATCGGCATTTTAATAAATCGATCATCTTTAGGTTATATTAAGCCCGATCAGTTGTTTTTTTGTAGTCAATCACTGCAGATGGGGATTTCGATGGAATTGCTGCAGGAGCATTCATACTTTTTGAATCAAGATACAATTCGTATCTTTCCTTGTAAAATGATTTATGATAAGGAAAGAAAGGATAATATGCTAAAACATAATTCGTGGTTAGGGTATGGTTTGCCTGGACATGTTGAAAGGTGGAAAATTATTGAATTGGACAATTTTAATCCTGATAGCCTGTTAAAAATAGGCGAAAATTATATATTGCTACTTTCTTCTACCGAACAAAAAAAGAAATTGTATTACAGAATTGATTTGATTTGTGAGCCAGTTGTAGATAGCCAAAAAGAGATACTTATTATGGATCGCAGACGTTTGACATTGTTTTTTAAATATAACAGGTGGAGACATACCTGGTATCTACATAAATGGTTCAGATGGTGGGGATAATCATATAACAATGTCGAAAAATCCGAATACATCGTTATTCAGCTGTAGAGACTACAATTGGAGGTGATAAATGTTTAATATTCTTTACAAAACATCAGAATTAATTTCAATCTGGTTTTTCATTTTGGAGACTGTCAGATAATGTGTGTAAACCAGAGGAAAAAGGAAGGGGCTGTCTAAAAAATTCCTGCGGGATTTTTTAATGTTTCAGGGTTTGGTGATTGGAATTTAGGGTTTCGAACCTGAAAAGAGTCGAATGAGTATATTTCGTAAATATTGTTGCTATAGACATTGAAAAGGCATATATTCGATGTGAGTATGAGAAATTATCGGAGATAAGCATGTTAATCCAATTCAGTGTCGAAAACTTTCGCTCCTTTAAAGATGAAGTCATTTTAAGTCTTGTCG
This is a stretch of genomic DNA from Candidatus Marinimicrobia bacterium CG08_land_8_20_14_0_20_45_22. It encodes these proteins:
- a CDS encoding transposase; translation: MTLFKDKYRVESTRLDGFDYSGIGSYFVTIVTHGRECLFGDFIDGKMILNDAGKIVRQCWLEIPNHFPYASLDEFVIMPDHVHGIIVLGVDPIPVETPDPGVSGKNSRVIDPGCANFHATNVETPKLGVSYTNYRVPGKETPRLGVSTEKTKTKHATIGVIINQFKRICTITIRKQNSDFAWQSRFYDHIIRNDDELGHIREYILDNPQNWQTDAYTEEKIEGGTNENERSINKND